A section of the Bacillus sp. HSf4 genome encodes:
- a CDS encoding DNA polymerase IV: protein MTAGKPKGRVIFHIDMNSFYASVEMAYDPSLSGRPLAIAGNAKERKGIVVTCSYEARARGVKPPMPLWEAKRICPELIVKPPNFDRYRSSSKEMFQVLREYTDLVEPVSIDEGYMDLTETPYRNQAYETALEIQKRLQKELLLPSSIGIAPNKFLAKMASDMKKPLGITILRKREVPQLLWPLDISEMYGVGQKTAEKLRGLEIEKIGDLAAADEHALKQLLGINGPRLKRRANGIDTGEVNPERIYEFKSVGNSSTLPHDSTDERELAGLIDKLSVSVSNRLRRKEVMASKLFIMIRYADWTNITRSKTLLNPTDVADAIAEEAKALFKQHWQGSAVRLLGVTGTDLVKRKEAVKQLDLFSFQQDAKDEPIQKVIEELNGKYGTDLIQKGIKIAGKESRTSGTSFNKDFFQDGRKDQ, encoded by the coding sequence TTGACTGCAGGAAAACCAAAAGGAAGAGTCATCTTTCATATCGATATGAACAGTTTTTACGCTTCGGTTGAAATGGCGTATGATCCTTCCTTGAGCGGCAGGCCGCTCGCCATTGCGGGAAATGCGAAAGAGCGCAAGGGGATCGTTGTGACATGCAGCTATGAAGCAAGAGCCCGCGGAGTAAAGCCCCCGATGCCGCTTTGGGAAGCGAAGCGCATCTGCCCTGAACTGATCGTGAAACCGCCGAATTTTGACCGTTATCGCAGCTCTTCAAAAGAAATGTTTCAAGTGTTGAGGGAGTACACCGATCTGGTCGAACCCGTTTCCATTGATGAAGGCTATATGGATTTGACCGAGACACCTTACCGCAATCAAGCATATGAAACCGCACTGGAAATCCAAAAGCGCCTCCAAAAAGAACTGCTTCTCCCGTCAAGCATCGGGATTGCGCCTAATAAATTTTTGGCGAAAATGGCTTCAGACATGAAAAAACCGCTCGGAATTACGATTTTAAGAAAACGGGAAGTGCCGCAATTGCTCTGGCCCCTTGATATCAGCGAAATGTACGGAGTTGGGCAAAAAACGGCCGAAAAGCTCAGAGGGCTGGAAATTGAGAAGATCGGGGATCTGGCCGCGGCAGATGAGCACGCTTTAAAACAGCTGCTCGGCATCAACGGTCCAAGGCTGAAAAGACGGGCCAATGGAATCGACACAGGCGAGGTGAACCCGGAGAGAATTTATGAATTTAAAAGCGTCGGCAATTCCTCGACGCTTCCGCATGACTCTACAGATGAAAGAGAGCTCGCCGGCCTCATCGACAAGCTGTCCGTTTCGGTCAGCAACAGGCTGAGACGAAAAGAAGTCATGGCTTCGAAACTGTTTATCATGATCCGTTATGCTGACTGGACGAATATCACAAGAAGCAAGACCCTTCTCAATCCGACCGATGTCGCAGACGCGATTGCCGAAGAGGCGAAAGCGCTGTTTAAACAGCATTGGCAAGGAAGCGCCGTCAGGCTTTTAGGTGTGACGGGGACAGATCTTGTCAAACGGAAAGAAGCGGTCAAACAGCTTGATTTGTTTTCTTTTCAGCAGGATGCCAAAGATGAGCCGATCCAAAAGGTGATCGAGGAGCTGAACGGGAAATATGGCACGGATCTTATCCAAAAAGGAATCAAAATCGCAGGGAAAGAGAGCCGTACAAGCGGAACAAGTTTCAACAAAGATTTTTTCCAAGACGGGAGAAAAGATCAATAG
- a CDS encoding membrane protein insertase YidC, translated as MIGGHASAATGSSPAGDGNFFQHYIVVPFSDLIKGIAGLFHGSYGLSIILVTIIVRFLVLPLFANQFKKQRVMQEKMALVKPEMDAIQSKLKKTKDPAKQKELQQEMMKLYQKHNINPLAIGCLPMLIQFPILVGLYYAIRSTPEIASHSFLWFNLGHADVFMSLCAGLMYFIQFYVTQKMNAQTSAQSNPAAQQSAKIMGLFFPVMMTIFSLNVPAALPLYWMTSGLFLTIQSVVLHQLYRKNKHAVQPAEQTSK; from the coding sequence TTGATCGGAGGGCATGCCTCGGCTGCCACAGGCAGCTCCCCGGCGGGAGACGGCAACTTCTTCCAACATTATATCGTGGTTCCGTTTTCAGATCTGATCAAAGGAATCGCCGGTTTGTTTCACGGAAGCTACGGGCTTTCGATTATTCTGGTGACGATCATCGTCCGTTTTCTCGTCTTGCCTCTGTTTGCCAACCAGTTTAAAAAGCAGCGGGTCATGCAGGAAAAAATGGCGCTGGTCAAACCTGAAATGGATGCGATTCAAAGCAAATTGAAAAAAACGAAAGACCCTGCCAAGCAAAAGGAGCTTCAGCAGGAAATGATGAAGCTTTATCAAAAGCACAACATTAATCCGCTGGCGATCGGGTGCCTGCCGATGCTGATTCAATTTCCGATTTTGGTCGGTTTATATTATGCCATCCGGTCGACACCTGAAATTGCATCCCATTCATTCCTTTGGTTTAACCTTGGGCATGCTGATGTGTTCATGTCTTTATGTGCAGGCTTGATGTATTTCATCCAGTTTTATGTGACGCAAAAGATGAACGCGCAGACTTCTGCTCAGTCTAACCCGGCGGCTCAACAGTCCGCCAAGATCATGGGATTGTTTTTCCCGGTGATGATGACGATCTTTTCTCTCAACGTCCCGGCAGCACTGCCGCTTTACTGGATGACAAGCGGGCTGTTTTTGACGATTCAGTCCGTCGTTCTTCATCAGCTTTACCGAAAAAACAAGCACGCGGTTCAGCCGGCTGAACAAACATCAAAATAA
- a CDS encoding tripeptidase T: MNEKRLLEEFLELVQIDSETKHEADICKVLKEKFTALGMEVVEDDSASSTGHGAGNLVCTLPGTKEADTIYFTSHMDTVVPGKGVKPVIEDGYVKTDGTTILGADDKTGLAAMLEAVRVLKERNIPHGTIQLIITAGEESGLVGAKALDRSLIKAEYGYALDSDGKVGNIIVAAPTQAKIRASVYGKTAHAGVEPEKGVSAITIASKAIAKMPLGRIDEETTANIGRFEGGTQTNIVCDQVEILAEARSLVPEKMEKQAEKMKQAFETAAAEMGGRAEVEIEVMYPGFKYQDGDPVVEIAKKAAEKIGRPYELLTSGGGSDANVIAGHGIPTVNLAVGYEEIHTKNEKMPIEELVKTAEMVLAIIEEVANPS, translated from the coding sequence ATGAACGAAAAACGACTGTTGGAAGAGTTTTTAGAGCTTGTGCAAATCGACTCGGAGACAAAGCACGAAGCAGACATCTGCAAAGTGCTGAAAGAAAAATTTACGGCTCTGGGAATGGAGGTCGTTGAAGATGACAGTGCGTCATCAACCGGACATGGAGCCGGCAATTTGGTATGTACACTTCCCGGAACAAAAGAGGCGGACACGATTTACTTTACATCGCATATGGACACGGTTGTCCCCGGCAAAGGGGTAAAACCTGTCATTGAAGACGGCTATGTCAAAACCGACGGTACGACGATCCTGGGAGCCGACGATAAAACAGGGCTTGCGGCCATGCTTGAAGCCGTGAGAGTCTTGAAGGAAAGGAACATTCCGCACGGTACGATCCAATTGATCATCACGGCCGGAGAAGAATCGGGGCTTGTCGGAGCGAAAGCTTTGGACCGGTCGCTCATTAAAGCGGAGTATGGCTATGCCCTTGATTCAGACGGCAAGGTCGGCAATATTATCGTGGCTGCGCCGACACAGGCGAAAATCAGGGCATCTGTCTACGGAAAAACGGCTCATGCAGGAGTTGAACCGGAAAAAGGCGTTTCCGCTATTACGATCGCTTCAAAAGCGATAGCTAAAATGCCGCTTGGCCGCATCGACGAGGAAACGACGGCCAACATCGGCCGCTTTGAAGGCGGAACACAAACCAATATCGTGTGCGACCAGGTCGAAATCCTGGCGGAAGCTCGGTCACTCGTACCTGAAAAAATGGAGAAGCAAGCGGAAAAAATGAAGCAGGCTTTTGAAACGGCTGCCGCCGAAATGGGCGGAAGAGCCGAGGTGGAGATCGAAGTCATGTATCCCGGATTCAAGTATCAAGACGGGGATCCCGTTGTGGAGATTGCCAAAAAAGCTGCCGAAAAAATCGGCCGTCCATATGAGCTGTTGACTAGCGGCGGGGGAAGCGACGCCAATGTCATCGCCGGTCACGGCATTCCAACCGTCAATCTTGCGGTAGGATATGAAGAAATTCACACAAAAAATGAAAAAATGCCGATTGAAGAACTTGTCAAAACAGCAGAAATGGTGCTTGCGATTATTGAGGAAGTGGCCAATCCGTCATAA
- a CDS encoding acyl-CoA carboxylase subunit beta produces the protein MDMFERVDDLAQTRRIASLGGGKERIDRQKQKGKLTARERIELLLDEGSFTELNAFVRSRQSGGPLGDGVVTGFGKIDGRPVYLFSQDFTVTGGALGEMHAKKIAAVMDLALQNKTPFIGLNDSGGARIQEGVLSLDGYGHIFYRNVLCSGIIPQISVILGPCAGGAVYSPALTDFVLMSEKTGQMFITGPKVIKKATGENVTAGELGGSSIHNSISGNAHFSGDSDEAVLKDVRKLLSYIPQNHEEKPPVQMKPAKDDDMRPTLLTILPSDGQRPYDMKNIIHEIADCGTFFEVQQHFAKNAVIGFIRIAGEVTAVVANQPRHLAGSLNMDAADKIARFIRFCDSFQIPILTLVDVPGFLPGIREEHGGMIRHGAKILYAYAEATTPKVTVIIRKAYGGAYVALNSKALGADAVFAWPNAEIAVMGAEEAADLLFAEEIESSAHPEAERARKVRRCKQASSPFIAARHGMVDDIIDPKETRKRLIQTFDMLKSKQEIRPIKKHGNIPL, from the coding sequence ATGGACATGTTTGAAAGAGTCGATGATTTAGCTCAAACCCGCCGCATTGCCTCTCTCGGCGGAGGGAAGGAAAGGATCGACAGGCAGAAGCAAAAAGGGAAGCTGACGGCCAGGGAGCGAATCGAGCTCTTGCTTGATGAAGGCAGCTTCACTGAACTGAACGCCTTTGTCAGAAGCAGGCAGTCCGGCGGGCCTCTAGGAGATGGGGTTGTGACTGGATTCGGAAAAATCGACGGCCGGCCGGTGTATTTATTTTCACAGGATTTTACCGTCACCGGAGGGGCGCTTGGAGAGATGCATGCGAAAAAAATTGCCGCCGTCATGGATCTGGCTCTTCAAAATAAAACCCCTTTCATCGGTCTGAACGACTCAGGTGGTGCGAGAATTCAAGAGGGTGTGCTATCATTAGATGGATACGGTCATATTTTTTATCGAAATGTCCTTTGCTCTGGCATCATTCCGCAAATCTCTGTCATTCTCGGACCTTGTGCCGGAGGCGCCGTTTATTCACCGGCGCTGACCGATTTCGTTCTGATGAGCGAAAAAACCGGACAGATGTTTATTACCGGGCCGAAAGTGATCAAAAAAGCAACGGGAGAAAATGTCACAGCCGGTGAATTAGGAGGTTCGTCCATACATAATTCAATCAGCGGAAACGCGCACTTTTCCGGGGATTCCGATGAGGCCGTCCTCAAGGATGTGCGCAAGCTTTTATCCTACATCCCGCAGAATCACGAAGAAAAACCTCCTGTTCAAATGAAGCCGGCAAAAGACGACGATATGAGGCCCACTCTTTTGACGATACTGCCCAGCGATGGCCAGCGGCCGTACGATATGAAAAACATCATCCATGAAATCGCAGACTGCGGGACATTCTTTGAAGTACAGCAGCATTTTGCCAAAAACGCCGTGATCGGCTTTATACGGATCGCCGGTGAAGTGACGGCCGTTGTCGCCAATCAGCCGAGACATCTGGCAGGCAGTCTGAACATGGATGCGGCTGATAAAATTGCTCGATTCATCCGTTTTTGCGATTCGTTTCAGATCCCCATTCTGACGCTGGTCGACGTACCAGGGTTTCTTCCGGGAATCCGCGAGGAGCACGGAGGGATGATCAGACATGGAGCAAAAATCCTTTATGCCTATGCAGAAGCCACCACACCCAAAGTGACGGTTATTATTCGAAAAGCGTACGGAGGAGCTTATGTGGCTTTAAACAGCAAGGCCCTTGGGGCGGATGCCGTATTTGCCTGGCCGAATGCCGAGATCGCGGTGATGGGAGCCGAAGAAGCCGCTGACCTGCTGTTTGCCGAAGAAATTGAAAGCTCGGCACATCCGGAGGCGGAAAGGGCTCGCAAGGTCCGGCGGTGCAAGCAGGCTTCAAGTCCGTTTATCGCCGCCCGTCACGGGATGGTCGATGATATCATTGATCCGAAAGAGACGCGGAAAAGACTGATTCAGACGTTTGACATGCTGAAGAGCAAGCAGGAGATTCGGCCGATAAAAAAGCATGGAAATATACCGCTTTAA
- a CDS encoding aromatic acid exporter family protein encodes MFKIGYRTLKTALGTALAIYIAQLIGLHNFVSTGIITILCIQVTKKRSLQASWARFAACCLAIVFSYCFFELIGYHPIVIGIMLLFFIPTTVFLKIKEGIVTSSVIVLHLYMSEGITLPLIWNEFLIIVTGIGVALLMNLYMPSMDKQLKGYQQKIEDNFAKIFEEIERYLLTGEQDWTGKEIPETHRLIDEAKTLAYRDVENHVLRHENIYYHYFKMREKQFEIIERVLPKITSISMTVEQGHIIAAFIHDLRGAIHPGNTAHKFLKRLVEMREAFEEMELPTTREEFEARAALFNFLGEMERYLVIKSYFKGIKSPA; translated from the coding sequence ATGTTTAAAATAGGTTATCGCACATTAAAAACAGCGCTTGGAACAGCATTGGCCATCTATATCGCACAGCTCATCGGCCTCCACAATTTTGTTTCAACAGGCATTATTACAATCCTTTGTATTCAAGTGACGAAAAAACGGTCTCTTCAAGCTTCATGGGCCCGTTTTGCGGCATGCTGCCTGGCGATTGTTTTTTCCTACTGCTTTTTTGAACTGATCGGCTATCATCCGATTGTCATCGGGATCATGCTGCTGTTCTTTATTCCGACAACCGTTTTTTTGAAAATAAAAGAAGGCATTGTGACGAGCTCGGTCATCGTCCTTCATCTTTATATGTCAGAGGGAATCACCCTTCCGTTGATCTGGAATGAATTTTTAATCATCGTCACCGGGATCGGGGTCGCTCTTCTCATGAACTTGTATATGCCGAGCATGGACAAACAGCTTAAGGGGTATCAGCAGAAAATCGAAGATAACTTTGCCAAAATCTTCGAAGAGATCGAGCGCTATTTGCTGACAGGAGAGCAGGATTGGACGGGAAAGGAAATCCCTGAAACGCATCGTTTGATCGACGAGGCGAAAACATTGGCATACCGCGATGTCGAAAATCATGTCCTGCGCCATGAAAATATTTATTATCACTACTTTAAAATGCGGGAAAAACAATTCGAAATTATCGAAAGGGTGCTGCCGAAGATTACATCGATCTCGATGACGGTGGAACAGGGCCATATCATCGCAGCGTTTATTCATGATTTGAGGGGAGCCATCCATCCGGGAAATACGGCTCACAAATTTTTAAAGCGTCTCGTTGAGATGAGAGAGGCATTCGAAGAGATGGAGCTGCCGACGACGCGCGAGGAATTTGAAGCGCGCGCAGCCCTTTTTAACTTTCTCGGTGAAATGGAAAGGTATTTGGTGATCAAAAGTTATTTTAAAGGGATTAAATCTCCTGCATGA